The following proteins are encoded in a genomic region of Pyrus communis chromosome 11, drPyrComm1.1, whole genome shotgun sequence:
- the LOC137749551 gene encoding inositol hexakisphosphate and diphosphoinositol-pentakisphosphate kinase VIP1-like isoform X2, translating to MEEEQEREIGEKIKIGVCVMEKKVFSAPMGEILERLQAFGEFEITHFGDRVILEDPIESWPICDCLIAFHSSGYPLEKAEAYAALRKPFLVNELEPQHLLHDRRKVYEHLEMHGVPVPRYALVNREVPYQELDYFIEEEDFVEVHGHRFWKPFVEKPVEGDDHSIMIYYPSSAGGGMKELFRKVGNRSSEFHPEVRRVRREGSYIYEEFMPTGGTDVKVYTVGPEYAHAEARKSPVVDGVVMRNPDGKEVRYPVLLTPTEKQMAREVCIAFRQAVCGFDLLRCEGRSYVCDVNGWSFVKNSHKYYDDTACVLRKIFLDAKAPHLSSAIPPTLPWKVNEPSQPTEGLTRQGSGIIGRFGQSEELRCVIAIIRHGDRTPKQKVKLKVTEEKLLNLMLKYNGGRPRSETKLKSAVQLQDLLDATRMLVPRTRPGRESDSEAEDIEHAEKLRQVKAVLEEGGHFSGIYRKVQLKPLKWVKVAKSNGEGEEERPVEALMVLKYGGVLTHAGRKQAEELGRYFRNNMYPGEGTGLLRLHSTYRHDLKIYSSDEGRVQMSAAAFAKGLLDLEGQLTPILVSLVSKDSSMLDGLDNASVEMDEAKARLNEIITCGLKTGNNSATPPWMADGSGLPSNASQLLPKLVKLTKKVTEQVRLLAKDEDEELTKTSSYDVILPYDQARALGKTNIDVDRIAAGLPCGSEGFLLMYARWRKLVRDLYSERKERFDITQIPDVYDSCKYDLLHNAHLNLEGLDELFKVAQLLADGVIPNEYGINPTQKLKIGSKIARRLLGKIMIDLRNTREEAISVAAEPKSDQDEHSKPTNTEKEDKENHAKLHVKSDDRKSSLSDIPKLYTKNEDVRRSSTTSEISIDQDDDDDKETQYRLDPKYANVRTPERHVRTRLYFTSESHIHSLMNVLRYCNLDESLQGEEGLVCHSALERLYNTKELDYMSYIVLRMFEDTAVALEDTKRFRVELTFSRGADLSPLESNDSKASFLRQEHTLPVMGPERLQEVGSYLTLDKMETMIRSFAMPAEDFPPPSTPAGFSGYFSKSAAVLERLVNLWPFHKHANSNGK from the exons atggaggaggAACAGGAGAGAGAAATCGGAGAGAAGATAAAGATTGGAGTTTGTGTGATGGAAAAGAAG GTGTTTTCGGCGCCGATGGGGGAGATTCTCGAAAGGCTGCAAGCATTTGGCGAATTTGAG ATCACACATTTTGGGGACAGAGTCATTCTTGAAGATCCAATCGAAAG CTGGCCAATTTGTGACTGCTTGATTGCCTTTCATTCCTCTGGCTATCCTTTGGAAAAGGCTGAGGCATATGCTGCTTTGAGGAA GCCTTTTCTAGTAAATGAGTTGGAGCCGCAACACCTTCTCCATGACCGGAGGAAGGTATATGAG CatcttgaaatgcatggagtCCCTGTTCCCAGATATGCCCTTGTGAATAGAGAAGTACCGTATCAAGAGCTGGACTATTTTATTGAGGAAGAAGATtttgttgaggttcatggtcaTCGTTTCTGGAAGCCATTTGTGGAGAAGCCTGTTGAAG GTGATGATCATAGTATAATGATATATTATCCCAGTTCGGCAGGTGGAGGAATGAAGGAATTGTTTAGGAAG GTTGGTAACCGGTCTAGTGAGTTCCATCCGGAGGTTAGACGAGTGAGACGTGAAGGCTCTTATATATACGAGGAATTCATGCCAACTGGAGGAACAGATGTCAAG GTGTATACAGTCGGACCCGAATATGCACATGCTGAGGCAAGGAAGTCTCCAGTTGTTGATGGTGTTGTCATGAGAAATCCTGATGGCAAGGAA GTGAGGTATCCTGTTTTACTGACACCTACTGAGAAGCAAATGGCAAGGGAGGTCTGCATTGCATTTAGGCAAGCG GTTTGTGGGTTTGACCTTTTGCGCTGTGAGGGACGCTCCTATGTTTGTGACGTAAATGGATGGAGTTTCGTAAAAAATTCTCACAA GTATTATGATGATACTGCTTGTGTGCTCAGGAAGATATTTTTAGATGCCAAGGCCCCTCATCTTTCTTCTGCAATTCCACCAACATTACCATGGAAGGTCAATGAACCGAGCCAACCTACTGAGGGACTAACTCGTCAAGGAAGTGGAATCATTGGCAGATTTGGGCAATCGGAGGAGCTACGTTGTGTTATTGCTATTATTCGTCA TGGTGACAGAACTCCCAAGCAGAAGGTAAAGCTGAAGGTTACTGAGGAAAAGCTGCTAAACTTGATGCTTAAGTACAATGGTGGACGACCTAGATCCGAG ACAAAATTGAAAAGTGCTGTCCAATTGCAAGATTTATTAGATGCCACACGAATGCTAGTACCTCGTACCAG ACCAGGTCGAGAAAGTGATAGTGAGGCGGAAGACATTGAACATGCTGAAAAACTTCGTCAAGTTAAAGCAGTGCTTGAGGag GGGGGCCATTTCTCTGGCATTTATAGGAAGGTTCAACTAAAGCCACTAAAGTGGGTTAAGGTGGCAAAAAGTAATGGTGAAGGTGAGGAAGAACGCCCAGTTGAAGCTTTGATGGTTCTTAAATACGGGGGTGTCCTTACACATGCTGGAAGAAAGCAG GCTGAGGAGCTGGGTAGATATTTTCGGAATAATATGTATCCAG GTGAAGGTACCGGCCTGCTTCGCCTCCATAGCACCTATCGTCATGATCTTAAAATCTACAGCTCTGATGAGGGCCGTGTGCAG ATGTCTGCAGCTGCTTTTGCTAAAGGCCTACTTGATCTTGAAGGGCAGCTAACACCAATCCTG GTTTCCCTTGTTAGCAAGGACTCTTCTATGTTGGATGGACTTGATAATGCAAGTGTCGAGATGGATGAAGCAAAG GCTAGGTTGAATGAGATTATTACTTGTGGTTTAAAGACGGGTAATAACAGTGCAACACCTCCTTGGATGGCTGATGGAAGTGGTCTACCTTCAAATGCTTCTCAACTTCTACCTAAATTG GTAAAATTGACTAAGAAGGTCACCGAACAAGTAAGACTGCTAGCCAAGGATGAAGATGAGGAACTTACAAAGACAAGCTCATATGATGTAATACTTCCTTATGACCAAGCAAGGGCCCTTGGTAAGACTAACATTGATGTTGATCGTATTGCTGCTGGATTACCATGCGGTAGTGAGGGATTCCTCTTGATGTATGCTCGATGGAGAAAGCTTGTAAGGGACTTGTACAGTGAACGAAAAGA ACGATTCGACATAACACAAATTCCAGACGTTTATGACTCGTGCAA ATACGATCTCCTGCATAATGCACATCTTAATCTAGAAGGTCTAGATGAGCTGTTCAAAGTTGCTCAG TTACTTGCAGATGGAGTCATCCCAAATGAGTATGGCATTAATCCAACACAGAAGCTCAAGATTGGTTCAAAG ATTGCTCGTCGTTTGTTGGGTAAGATAATGATTGACCTGAGGAATACTCGCGAAGAAGCCATCAGTGTTGCTGCTGAACCAAAGAGTGATCAGGATGAACATTCAAAGCCAACCAATACTGAAAAGGAAGATAAGGAGAACCACGCCAAGCTTCATGTTAAGAGCGATGATAGAAAATCTAGCTTGAGTGATATACCAAAGCTTTACACTAAGAATGAAGATGTGAGAAGATCCAGTACAACCAGCGAGATATCAATTGATCAGGATGACGACGATGATAAAGAGACACAATATCGTTTGGATCCAAA GTATGCAAATGTCAGAACGCCTGAACGGCATGTGCGAACGCGCCTGTACTTTACATCA GAATCTCATATCCACTCTCTCATGAATGTTCTCCGTTACTGTAACTTGGATGAGTCTCTTCAAGGAGAGGAAGGCCTTGTTTGCCATAGCGCTTTGGAGCGTTTATACAATACTAAGGAGCTTGACTACATGAGTTATATAGTTCTGAGGATGTTCGAGGACACAGCG GTAGCTCTTGAAGATACGAAAAGATTTCGCGTGGAATTGACCTTTAGCCGTGGTGCAGATCTATCACCATTGGAG AGCAATGACAGTAAGGCTTCGTTCTTGCGTCAAGAGCACACACTACCGGTCATGGGTCCAGAGAGGTTGCAAGAGGTGGGATCATATCTAACATTAGATAAAATGGAGACAATGATACGCTCATTTGCTATGCCAGCGGAAGATTTTCCTCCACCGTCAACTCCAGCAGGATTCTCGGGCTATTTCTCAAAAAGTGCGGCGGTGCTTGAGCGCCTGGTAAATCTCTGGCCTTTCCATAAGCATGCTAATTCTAATGGAAAGTAG
- the LOC137749551 gene encoding inositol hexakisphosphate and diphosphoinositol-pentakisphosphate kinase VIP1-like isoform X1 encodes MEEEQEREIGEKIKIGVCVMEKKVKCGSEVFSAPMGEILERLQAFGEFEITHFGDRVILEDPIESWPICDCLIAFHSSGYPLEKAEAYAALRKPFLVNELEPQHLLHDRRKVYEHLEMHGVPVPRYALVNREVPYQELDYFIEEEDFVEVHGHRFWKPFVEKPVEGDDHSIMIYYPSSAGGGMKELFRKVGNRSSEFHPEVRRVRREGSYIYEEFMPTGGTDVKVYTVGPEYAHAEARKSPVVDGVVMRNPDGKEVRYPVLLTPTEKQMAREVCIAFRQAVCGFDLLRCEGRSYVCDVNGWSFVKNSHKYYDDTACVLRKIFLDAKAPHLSSAIPPTLPWKVNEPSQPTEGLTRQGSGIIGRFGQSEELRCVIAIIRHGDRTPKQKVKLKVTEEKLLNLMLKYNGGRPRSETKLKSAVQLQDLLDATRMLVPRTRPGRESDSEAEDIEHAEKLRQVKAVLEEGGHFSGIYRKVQLKPLKWVKVAKSNGEGEEERPVEALMVLKYGGVLTHAGRKQAEELGRYFRNNMYPGEGTGLLRLHSTYRHDLKIYSSDEGRVQMSAAAFAKGLLDLEGQLTPILVSLVSKDSSMLDGLDNASVEMDEAKARLNEIITCGLKTGNNSATPPWMADGSGLPSNASQLLPKLVKLTKKVTEQVRLLAKDEDEELTKTSSYDVILPYDQARALGKTNIDVDRIAAGLPCGSEGFLLMYARWRKLVRDLYSERKERFDITQIPDVYDSCKYDLLHNAHLNLEGLDELFKVAQLLADGVIPNEYGINPTQKLKIGSKIARRLLGKIMIDLRNTREEAISVAAEPKSDQDEHSKPTNTEKEDKENHAKLHVKSDDRKSSLSDIPKLYTKNEDVRRSSTTSEISIDQDDDDDKETQYRLDPKYANVRTPERHVRTRLYFTSESHIHSLMNVLRYCNLDESLQGEEGLVCHSALERLYNTKELDYMSYIVLRMFEDTAVALEDTKRFRVELTFSRGADLSPLESNDSKASFLRQEHTLPVMGPERLQEVGSYLTLDKMETMIRSFAMPAEDFPPPSTPAGFSGYFSKSAAVLERLVNLWPFHKHANSNGK; translated from the exons atggaggaggAACAGGAGAGAGAAATCGGAGAGAAGATAAAGATTGGAGTTTGTGTGATGGAAAAGAAGGTGAAATGCGGCTCCGAG GTGTTTTCGGCGCCGATGGGGGAGATTCTCGAAAGGCTGCAAGCATTTGGCGAATTTGAG ATCACACATTTTGGGGACAGAGTCATTCTTGAAGATCCAATCGAAAG CTGGCCAATTTGTGACTGCTTGATTGCCTTTCATTCCTCTGGCTATCCTTTGGAAAAGGCTGAGGCATATGCTGCTTTGAGGAA GCCTTTTCTAGTAAATGAGTTGGAGCCGCAACACCTTCTCCATGACCGGAGGAAGGTATATGAG CatcttgaaatgcatggagtCCCTGTTCCCAGATATGCCCTTGTGAATAGAGAAGTACCGTATCAAGAGCTGGACTATTTTATTGAGGAAGAAGATtttgttgaggttcatggtcaTCGTTTCTGGAAGCCATTTGTGGAGAAGCCTGTTGAAG GTGATGATCATAGTATAATGATATATTATCCCAGTTCGGCAGGTGGAGGAATGAAGGAATTGTTTAGGAAG GTTGGTAACCGGTCTAGTGAGTTCCATCCGGAGGTTAGACGAGTGAGACGTGAAGGCTCTTATATATACGAGGAATTCATGCCAACTGGAGGAACAGATGTCAAG GTGTATACAGTCGGACCCGAATATGCACATGCTGAGGCAAGGAAGTCTCCAGTTGTTGATGGTGTTGTCATGAGAAATCCTGATGGCAAGGAA GTGAGGTATCCTGTTTTACTGACACCTACTGAGAAGCAAATGGCAAGGGAGGTCTGCATTGCATTTAGGCAAGCG GTTTGTGGGTTTGACCTTTTGCGCTGTGAGGGACGCTCCTATGTTTGTGACGTAAATGGATGGAGTTTCGTAAAAAATTCTCACAA GTATTATGATGATACTGCTTGTGTGCTCAGGAAGATATTTTTAGATGCCAAGGCCCCTCATCTTTCTTCTGCAATTCCACCAACATTACCATGGAAGGTCAATGAACCGAGCCAACCTACTGAGGGACTAACTCGTCAAGGAAGTGGAATCATTGGCAGATTTGGGCAATCGGAGGAGCTACGTTGTGTTATTGCTATTATTCGTCA TGGTGACAGAACTCCCAAGCAGAAGGTAAAGCTGAAGGTTACTGAGGAAAAGCTGCTAAACTTGATGCTTAAGTACAATGGTGGACGACCTAGATCCGAG ACAAAATTGAAAAGTGCTGTCCAATTGCAAGATTTATTAGATGCCACACGAATGCTAGTACCTCGTACCAG ACCAGGTCGAGAAAGTGATAGTGAGGCGGAAGACATTGAACATGCTGAAAAACTTCGTCAAGTTAAAGCAGTGCTTGAGGag GGGGGCCATTTCTCTGGCATTTATAGGAAGGTTCAACTAAAGCCACTAAAGTGGGTTAAGGTGGCAAAAAGTAATGGTGAAGGTGAGGAAGAACGCCCAGTTGAAGCTTTGATGGTTCTTAAATACGGGGGTGTCCTTACACATGCTGGAAGAAAGCAG GCTGAGGAGCTGGGTAGATATTTTCGGAATAATATGTATCCAG GTGAAGGTACCGGCCTGCTTCGCCTCCATAGCACCTATCGTCATGATCTTAAAATCTACAGCTCTGATGAGGGCCGTGTGCAG ATGTCTGCAGCTGCTTTTGCTAAAGGCCTACTTGATCTTGAAGGGCAGCTAACACCAATCCTG GTTTCCCTTGTTAGCAAGGACTCTTCTATGTTGGATGGACTTGATAATGCAAGTGTCGAGATGGATGAAGCAAAG GCTAGGTTGAATGAGATTATTACTTGTGGTTTAAAGACGGGTAATAACAGTGCAACACCTCCTTGGATGGCTGATGGAAGTGGTCTACCTTCAAATGCTTCTCAACTTCTACCTAAATTG GTAAAATTGACTAAGAAGGTCACCGAACAAGTAAGACTGCTAGCCAAGGATGAAGATGAGGAACTTACAAAGACAAGCTCATATGATGTAATACTTCCTTATGACCAAGCAAGGGCCCTTGGTAAGACTAACATTGATGTTGATCGTATTGCTGCTGGATTACCATGCGGTAGTGAGGGATTCCTCTTGATGTATGCTCGATGGAGAAAGCTTGTAAGGGACTTGTACAGTGAACGAAAAGA ACGATTCGACATAACACAAATTCCAGACGTTTATGACTCGTGCAA ATACGATCTCCTGCATAATGCACATCTTAATCTAGAAGGTCTAGATGAGCTGTTCAAAGTTGCTCAG TTACTTGCAGATGGAGTCATCCCAAATGAGTATGGCATTAATCCAACACAGAAGCTCAAGATTGGTTCAAAG ATTGCTCGTCGTTTGTTGGGTAAGATAATGATTGACCTGAGGAATACTCGCGAAGAAGCCATCAGTGTTGCTGCTGAACCAAAGAGTGATCAGGATGAACATTCAAAGCCAACCAATACTGAAAAGGAAGATAAGGAGAACCACGCCAAGCTTCATGTTAAGAGCGATGATAGAAAATCTAGCTTGAGTGATATACCAAAGCTTTACACTAAGAATGAAGATGTGAGAAGATCCAGTACAACCAGCGAGATATCAATTGATCAGGATGACGACGATGATAAAGAGACACAATATCGTTTGGATCCAAA GTATGCAAATGTCAGAACGCCTGAACGGCATGTGCGAACGCGCCTGTACTTTACATCA GAATCTCATATCCACTCTCTCATGAATGTTCTCCGTTACTGTAACTTGGATGAGTCTCTTCAAGGAGAGGAAGGCCTTGTTTGCCATAGCGCTTTGGAGCGTTTATACAATACTAAGGAGCTTGACTACATGAGTTATATAGTTCTGAGGATGTTCGAGGACACAGCG GTAGCTCTTGAAGATACGAAAAGATTTCGCGTGGAATTGACCTTTAGCCGTGGTGCAGATCTATCACCATTGGAG AGCAATGACAGTAAGGCTTCGTTCTTGCGTCAAGAGCACACACTACCGGTCATGGGTCCAGAGAGGTTGCAAGAGGTGGGATCATATCTAACATTAGATAAAATGGAGACAATGATACGCTCATTTGCTATGCCAGCGGAAGATTTTCCTCCACCGTCAACTCCAGCAGGATTCTCGGGCTATTTCTCAAAAAGTGCGGCGGTGCTTGAGCGCCTGGTAAATCTCTGGCCTTTCCATAAGCATGCTAATTCTAATGGAAAGTAG
- the LOC137749551 gene encoding inositol hexakisphosphate and diphosphoinositol-pentakisphosphate kinase VIP2-like isoform X3, producing the protein MPFLVNELEPQHLLHDRRKVYEHLEMHGVPVPRYALVNREVPYQELDYFIEEEDFVEVHGHRFWKPFVEKPVEGDDHSIMIYYPSSAGGGMKELFRKVGNRSSEFHPEVRRVRREGSYIYEEFMPTGGTDVKVYTVGPEYAHAEARKSPVVDGVVMRNPDGKEVRYPVLLTPTEKQMAREVCIAFRQAVCGFDLLRCEGRSYVCDVNGWSFVKNSHKYYDDTACVLRKIFLDAKAPHLSSAIPPTLPWKVNEPSQPTEGLTRQGSGIIGRFGQSEELRCVIAIIRHGDRTPKQKVKLKVTEEKLLNLMLKYNGGRPRSETKLKSAVQLQDLLDATRMLVPRTRPGRESDSEAEDIEHAEKLRQVKAVLEEGGHFSGIYRKVQLKPLKWVKVAKSNGEGEEERPVEALMVLKYGGVLTHAGRKQAEELGRYFRNNMYPGEGTGLLRLHSTYRHDLKIYSSDEGRVQMSAAAFAKGLLDLEGQLTPILVSLVSKDSSMLDGLDNASVEMDEAKARLNEIITCGLKTGNNSATPPWMADGSGLPSNASQLLPKLVKLTKKVTEQVRLLAKDEDEELTKTSSYDVILPYDQARALGKTNIDVDRIAAGLPCGSEGFLLMYARWRKLVRDLYSERKERFDITQIPDVYDSCKYDLLHNAHLNLEGLDELFKVAQLLADGVIPNEYGINPTQKLKIGSKIARRLLGKIMIDLRNTREEAISVAAEPKSDQDEHSKPTNTEKEDKENHAKLHVKSDDRKSSLSDIPKLYTKNEDVRRSSTTSEISIDQDDDDDKETQYRLDPKYANVRTPERHVRTRLYFTSESHIHSLMNVLRYCNLDESLQGEEGLVCHSALERLYNTKELDYMSYIVLRMFEDTAVALEDTKRFRVELTFSRGADLSPLESNDSKASFLRQEHTLPVMGPERLQEVGSYLTLDKMETMIRSFAMPAEDFPPPSTPAGFSGYFSKSAAVLERLVNLWPFHKHANSNGK; encoded by the exons AT GCCTTTTCTAGTAAATGAGTTGGAGCCGCAACACCTTCTCCATGACCGGAGGAAGGTATATGAG CatcttgaaatgcatggagtCCCTGTTCCCAGATATGCCCTTGTGAATAGAGAAGTACCGTATCAAGAGCTGGACTATTTTATTGAGGAAGAAGATtttgttgaggttcatggtcaTCGTTTCTGGAAGCCATTTGTGGAGAAGCCTGTTGAAG GTGATGATCATAGTATAATGATATATTATCCCAGTTCGGCAGGTGGAGGAATGAAGGAATTGTTTAGGAAG GTTGGTAACCGGTCTAGTGAGTTCCATCCGGAGGTTAGACGAGTGAGACGTGAAGGCTCTTATATATACGAGGAATTCATGCCAACTGGAGGAACAGATGTCAAG GTGTATACAGTCGGACCCGAATATGCACATGCTGAGGCAAGGAAGTCTCCAGTTGTTGATGGTGTTGTCATGAGAAATCCTGATGGCAAGGAA GTGAGGTATCCTGTTTTACTGACACCTACTGAGAAGCAAATGGCAAGGGAGGTCTGCATTGCATTTAGGCAAGCG GTTTGTGGGTTTGACCTTTTGCGCTGTGAGGGACGCTCCTATGTTTGTGACGTAAATGGATGGAGTTTCGTAAAAAATTCTCACAA GTATTATGATGATACTGCTTGTGTGCTCAGGAAGATATTTTTAGATGCCAAGGCCCCTCATCTTTCTTCTGCAATTCCACCAACATTACCATGGAAGGTCAATGAACCGAGCCAACCTACTGAGGGACTAACTCGTCAAGGAAGTGGAATCATTGGCAGATTTGGGCAATCGGAGGAGCTACGTTGTGTTATTGCTATTATTCGTCA TGGTGACAGAACTCCCAAGCAGAAGGTAAAGCTGAAGGTTACTGAGGAAAAGCTGCTAAACTTGATGCTTAAGTACAATGGTGGACGACCTAGATCCGAG ACAAAATTGAAAAGTGCTGTCCAATTGCAAGATTTATTAGATGCCACACGAATGCTAGTACCTCGTACCAG ACCAGGTCGAGAAAGTGATAGTGAGGCGGAAGACATTGAACATGCTGAAAAACTTCGTCAAGTTAAAGCAGTGCTTGAGGag GGGGGCCATTTCTCTGGCATTTATAGGAAGGTTCAACTAAAGCCACTAAAGTGGGTTAAGGTGGCAAAAAGTAATGGTGAAGGTGAGGAAGAACGCCCAGTTGAAGCTTTGATGGTTCTTAAATACGGGGGTGTCCTTACACATGCTGGAAGAAAGCAG GCTGAGGAGCTGGGTAGATATTTTCGGAATAATATGTATCCAG GTGAAGGTACCGGCCTGCTTCGCCTCCATAGCACCTATCGTCATGATCTTAAAATCTACAGCTCTGATGAGGGCCGTGTGCAG ATGTCTGCAGCTGCTTTTGCTAAAGGCCTACTTGATCTTGAAGGGCAGCTAACACCAATCCTG GTTTCCCTTGTTAGCAAGGACTCTTCTATGTTGGATGGACTTGATAATGCAAGTGTCGAGATGGATGAAGCAAAG GCTAGGTTGAATGAGATTATTACTTGTGGTTTAAAGACGGGTAATAACAGTGCAACACCTCCTTGGATGGCTGATGGAAGTGGTCTACCTTCAAATGCTTCTCAACTTCTACCTAAATTG GTAAAATTGACTAAGAAGGTCACCGAACAAGTAAGACTGCTAGCCAAGGATGAAGATGAGGAACTTACAAAGACAAGCTCATATGATGTAATACTTCCTTATGACCAAGCAAGGGCCCTTGGTAAGACTAACATTGATGTTGATCGTATTGCTGCTGGATTACCATGCGGTAGTGAGGGATTCCTCTTGATGTATGCTCGATGGAGAAAGCTTGTAAGGGACTTGTACAGTGAACGAAAAGA ACGATTCGACATAACACAAATTCCAGACGTTTATGACTCGTGCAA ATACGATCTCCTGCATAATGCACATCTTAATCTAGAAGGTCTAGATGAGCTGTTCAAAGTTGCTCAG TTACTTGCAGATGGAGTCATCCCAAATGAGTATGGCATTAATCCAACACAGAAGCTCAAGATTGGTTCAAAG ATTGCTCGTCGTTTGTTGGGTAAGATAATGATTGACCTGAGGAATACTCGCGAAGAAGCCATCAGTGTTGCTGCTGAACCAAAGAGTGATCAGGATGAACATTCAAAGCCAACCAATACTGAAAAGGAAGATAAGGAGAACCACGCCAAGCTTCATGTTAAGAGCGATGATAGAAAATCTAGCTTGAGTGATATACCAAAGCTTTACACTAAGAATGAAGATGTGAGAAGATCCAGTACAACCAGCGAGATATCAATTGATCAGGATGACGACGATGATAAAGAGACACAATATCGTTTGGATCCAAA GTATGCAAATGTCAGAACGCCTGAACGGCATGTGCGAACGCGCCTGTACTTTACATCA GAATCTCATATCCACTCTCTCATGAATGTTCTCCGTTACTGTAACTTGGATGAGTCTCTTCAAGGAGAGGAAGGCCTTGTTTGCCATAGCGCTTTGGAGCGTTTATACAATACTAAGGAGCTTGACTACATGAGTTATATAGTTCTGAGGATGTTCGAGGACACAGCG GTAGCTCTTGAAGATACGAAAAGATTTCGCGTGGAATTGACCTTTAGCCGTGGTGCAGATCTATCACCATTGGAG AGCAATGACAGTAAGGCTTCGTTCTTGCGTCAAGAGCACACACTACCGGTCATGGGTCCAGAGAGGTTGCAAGAGGTGGGATCATATCTAACATTAGATAAAATGGAGACAATGATACGCTCATTTGCTATGCCAGCGGAAGATTTTCCTCCACCGTCAACTCCAGCAGGATTCTCGGGCTATTTCTCAAAAAGTGCGGCGGTGCTTGAGCGCCTGGTAAATCTCTGGCCTTTCCATAAGCATGCTAATTCTAATGGAAAGTAG